The following proteins are encoded in a genomic region of Spirosoma sp. SC4-14:
- a CDS encoding TraB/GumN family protein encodes MRIFFVLLLLFSKAVVAQSLLWEVSGNGLKQPSYLFGTYHILKDSYLDKTPTVRSTFTKSEGVVVETTVDSTAMLSMAMRAIMPGTSLKKLLSEADYQLVADEFKKTTGYDLAMFNQMKPIMASTMLSLGYTEKEVDTLRQFSGQPLDLYFMIEAKKQGKVLTPLETMDQQMTYLLDHDPVDKQAADLVRMVKEKDDMQGEGKKLTDLYLAGNIDGMWELSQQYETKYGDLSYLVKERNQNWMAKLPALMALRPTFVAVGALHLPGPDGLIKLLRKAGYTLKPVK; translated from the coding sequence ATGCGAATTTTCTTTGTTCTCCTGTTGCTGTTTTCAAAAGCAGTTGTTGCTCAGTCGCTGCTGTGGGAAGTGTCGGGCAATGGGTTGAAACAGCCGTCTTATCTGTTCGGGACATACCATATTCTGAAAGACAGTTATCTCGACAAAACCCCTACGGTTCGCTCAACATTTACTAAATCGGAGGGCGTTGTGGTCGAAACAACGGTCGACTCTACGGCTATGTTGAGCATGGCGATGCGGGCCATTATGCCCGGTACTAGTTTGAAGAAACTATTATCGGAGGCCGATTATCAGCTTGTCGCTGATGAATTTAAGAAAACAACGGGCTACGATCTGGCGATGTTTAATCAGATGAAGCCGATTATGGCCTCCACAATGTTGAGTTTAGGCTATACAGAAAAAGAAGTCGATACGCTTCGTCAGTTCAGCGGGCAACCGCTTGATCTGTATTTTATGATTGAAGCGAAGAAACAAGGGAAAGTGCTGACTCCACTCGAAACAATGGATCAGCAGATGACCTATTTGCTCGATCATGATCCGGTCGACAAGCAGGCAGCCGATCTGGTCAGAATGGTTAAAGAAAAAGACGACATGCAGGGCGAAGGTAAGAAACTAACGGATCTTTATCTGGCGGGTAATATTGATGGCATGTGGGAGCTGAGCCAGCAATACGAAACCAAATATGGCGACCTATCGTATCTGGTAAAAGAACGAAACCAGAACTGGATGGCAAAGCTCCCGGCTCTGATGGCCCTACGCCCAACTTTTGTGGCCGTGGGTGCGCTTCATTTGCCCGGCCCCGATGGCCTGATTAAGCTGCTCCGTAAAGCCGGGTATACGCTGAAACCGGTAAAATAA
- a CDS encoding carboxypeptidase-like regulatory domain-containing protein — protein sequence MKSNTLTRFLCLLIVLAGSSYTQAQSDQNAHGLTKPVPAQLTVSGYIKDAANGEGLIGVSVYVKETGTGAVTNSYGFYAVTVPAGNYNLVISYVGYEKQTKTVALIDRNVRLDIELKEEGKQLQEVVVSTRREDDNVKNIEMSVNQIDVKTLKRIPALLGEVDVVRSIQLLPGVSTVGEGATGFNVRGGSIDQNLVLLDEAPVYNSSHLFGFFSVFNPDAVKDVKLIKGGIPANYGGRISSILDVRLKEGNAKKPELNGGIGLIFSRLSYERPLFKGKGSFIVAARRSYADILAQPFLNSDLKGAKFYFYDLTAKGNYRINDKNIVFLSGYLGRDVFGADFGFNWGNATVSARWNHVFSDRLFLNTTAYYSNYDYSLNTDLKQKKPNDYFRTDSRIVDYSLKPDFSLFLGKNTITFGGQAIVHDFQPGTATAASAGAIRTFGLANKYALENALYVGNEQQLTSRLQLQYGLRYSLFNYIGTGEAYTFATDVAAGQRKPLVSTQTYKRGEVIQTYGNWEPRFSAKYELQNNSSFKLSYNRTAQYIHLISNTTASTPLDVWTPSSNNIRPQVADQLAGGYFKNFGKSGSEFEASVEVYYKWLQNQIDYIDGANLILNKYLEGDLLNGKGRAYGAEFFIKRTTGVVNGWISYTLAKTERQVDGINNGKWYPTRFDKRHTLTSVLLFDPPNAKRWNFSATFTLASGTPGTFPTNRFEYEGYVTPVYDGRNNYRIPAYHRLDLAATLQGRKRPGKRKEDNWVFSVYNVYARKNPFSVYFQPNADNPQVTEAIKYSVFATLIPSVTYNFKF from the coding sequence ATGAAAAGCAATACACTGACCAGGTTTCTCTGCCTGCTTATAGTTTTAGCCGGCAGCAGTTACACTCAAGCCCAGAGCGACCAGAACGCGCATGGCCTAACTAAGCCAGTACCTGCTCAACTTACCGTGAGCGGCTATATTAAAGATGCTGCCAATGGCGAAGGGCTGATTGGCGTATCGGTTTATGTGAAAGAAACCGGTACCGGAGCCGTTACCAACAGTTATGGGTTTTATGCTGTTACCGTTCCCGCGGGTAATTATAACCTTGTGATTTCTTATGTCGGTTACGAAAAACAGACAAAAACTGTAGCCCTGATCGATCGCAACGTTCGGCTCGATATTGAATTAAAAGAAGAAGGTAAGCAGCTTCAGGAAGTTGTGGTATCGACCCGGCGCGAAGACGATAACGTCAAAAATATAGAAATGAGCGTGAATCAGATTGATGTTAAGACGCTCAAACGAATACCGGCCCTCCTTGGCGAAGTTGATGTAGTGCGCAGCATTCAATTACTGCCGGGCGTTTCAACGGTTGGCGAAGGTGCTACTGGTTTTAACGTTCGCGGGGGCAGCATCGACCAGAATCTGGTGTTGCTCGATGAAGCCCCAGTTTATAATTCATCCCACCTCTTTGGCTTTTTCTCGGTTTTCAATCCCGATGCGGTCAAAGATGTTAAGCTCATAAAAGGAGGAATTCCGGCCAATTATGGTGGCCGCATTTCGTCCATTCTGGATGTTCGACTAAAAGAAGGAAATGCCAAAAAGCCCGAACTAAACGGTGGTATTGGACTTATTTTTAGCCGTTTATCTTACGAACGGCCACTCTTCAAAGGCAAAGGCTCGTTTATTGTTGCTGCTCGACGCTCGTATGCCGACATTCTTGCCCAACCTTTTTTGAATAGTGATTTGAAAGGAGCGAAATTCTATTTCTATGATCTGACGGCTAAAGGCAACTATCGAATCAATGATAAAAACATCGTATTTCTATCGGGCTATTTAGGCCGCGACGTGTTTGGGGCAGATTTTGGTTTCAACTGGGGCAATGCAACGGTTTCGGCCCGTTGGAATCATGTGTTCAGCGACCGCCTGTTTCTGAACACAACAGCCTACTACAGCAATTATGATTATTCGCTCAACACGGACCTGAAGCAGAAAAAACCGAATGACTATTTCAGGACCGATTCGCGCATTGTCGATTATAGCTTAAAACCTGATTTTTCGCTGTTTCTGGGCAAAAATACCATTACGTTTGGTGGCCAGGCCATTGTTCATGATTTCCAGCCCGGTACGGCAACAGCTGCCAGCGCCGGTGCTATCCGCACATTCGGGCTTGCCAACAAATACGCACTCGAAAATGCGCTGTATGTAGGCAACGAGCAACAACTGACCTCGCGGTTGCAACTACAGTATGGCCTGCGGTATTCGCTCTTCAACTACATTGGCACCGGCGAAGCCTACACCTTTGCGACCGACGTTGCGGCAGGTCAGCGGAAACCACTGGTGTCTACGCAAACCTACAAACGGGGTGAGGTAATCCAGACCTATGGAAACTGGGAGCCCCGCTTTTCGGCTAAATACGAACTCCAAAATAACAGTTCGTTCAAACTGAGCTACAACCGAACAGCCCAATACATTCACCTGATTTCCAACACAACCGCATCGACGCCACTGGACGTCTGGACGCCATCGTCCAACAACATCCGCCCGCAAGTTGCCGATCAGCTTGCCGGTGGCTACTTCAAAAACTTTGGCAAATCGGGTAGCGAGTTCGAAGCATCGGTCGAAGTATATTACAAATGGCTTCAGAACCAGATCGACTACATCGACGGTGCGAATCTGATTCTGAATAAATACCTGGAAGGCGATCTGCTCAACGGCAAAGGCCGGGCCTACGGTGCCGAATTTTTCATAAAACGCACAACCGGCGTTGTCAACGGCTGGATCAGCTATACACTGGCCAAAACCGAACGGCAGGTCGATGGCATCAATAATGGTAAATGGTATCCAACCCGTTTCGACAAACGCCATACGCTTACATCGGTGCTGTTGTTCGACCCACCGAATGCCAAACGCTGGAATTTCTCAGCTACGTTTACCCTGGCCAGTGGTACGCCCGGCACGTTTCCAACCAATCGATTCGAATATGAAGGGTATGTAACACCTGTATACGACGGCCGCAATAACTACCGCATTCCAGCCTATCATCGACTCGATCTGGCGGCAACCCTACAGGGGCGAAAACGACCGGGCAAGCGCAAAGAAGATAACTGGGTCTTTTCGGTCTACAACGTCTATGCCCGCAAGAACCCGTTCTCGGTTTACTTCCAGCCCAATGCCGACAATCCGCAGGTAACGGAAGCCATCAAGTATTCGGTGTTTGCGACGCTCATCCCATCGGTAACCTACAACTTTAAGTTTTAG